The sequence TGAAAGGAATTTCGGTCTTAATGAAGTTGAAAGTTCTCTGCCTCTTCAAACAATAGTCTCAGAAAAATAATGGTGAGCAAGATaaccttttttcttcttcatgaaaacagtattatttttcttttgtacCCATATGTTTATTTCCGAGTTTGTTATTCCTTCATCTTAAAGCTATTCTTTAATGTTAACAGCAGAAGAAGATGGACGGGCAATGTTATCTCAGGGTCTGCCAAGCACAACGGCACCGGTGATGACGGACGCAACCATGAATTTGTATTATTTGTAGAACTtaatgttgtgtaacagtttgattaagttaaactttaaatagactgttgtaaactgttttgttggtattgtggctttcatgattgattgtttcatgagtggattgaatgaatggattagtagtttaaataaatatttaaaaaaaaaaaaaacatttttagcctcaatttgtaactgaggcttgaatttagcctcggttgttgataaccaaggctgaaattcccgTGGTTAAaggatttagcctcggttgttgagaaccgaggttaaaaatagatttagcttcggttggaggcaattgaggctaacacttagatttagtctcagttggaaataatagaggctaaaattttgatttagcctcattttgtaAAAAccgaagctaaaaaggttcttttagcctcacttgaagaactgaggctataaaagtcattttagcctcggttgctaaaactgaggctaaagcctttagccacgatGGTTCCAACCttggtttggataattgaggcaaaattgaggctaaatgctttagcctcagtttttaacctttttggccatggttttgaaccgaggctaaagcccccttttcttgtagtgttcatTGCGGTCTCTTTCTTCCATGTCTCCGTGCCTTTAAAGAATGCCCTTGTTGATGTAACTATATATAGTCGTTAATCATAACGGGTTAGTACATTAGCTTTTGATTTGCGAAGATGTATTGAATTATTAATCAAATAATGATGTGGAAAGTGAAGGAAATAATCTACTAAAATTTTAGCACCAAATATACTGAAAAAGGATGAATTTTTGGTGGGGGATTAGTGctcaattaaaggaaagtttGGTGGAGGAGAAGATTCAAGTTTGTTAGAAACCAAAAAATGTAAACATGCTTTTATTTATGGATTTAAGACTCATCTTGAGTTCGTTGTGACTCAAGAAACTCTTGTGGCCAAAGCGTAGGCCTCATGCATACGTGTTACTCTTCCGTGCTACAACTTCAACTTGATTCCCGTCAATTTGGAAGACAATGAATCATAAACAGAGGAAACATGCATTCAAAAAAATCAATGTAGAATAAACctgaaaagaataaataaataaaataaaaaataaaataaaataaaaaattcactgCAATCTGTtgggaaaaaaaaacagatggagaaataataaaaaactatctCCGTCAATCAAACTTCAATCTTAATAAAAGAAACCTAGATGGAAATTTACATTCATTTCCTCAgaaaatgtcatttttttttccaaattccacTAAAGctggccccattgtggatgggccATGTCATAAAGATCCCATTGGTAAGTGTTCCATCCATACAAGGGATGATTTGAAACAACCGTCCATATTTCAACACTTTTCGATGGGCAATGGGGGACTGATCAATGGGAGTTGTTCCATGTGGCCCATCCACAATGGGTCCTACTAGAAGAACAATCTAGAACATCATACGCAAAGTTGTAACTTTTTCTTAAGGATTTCTTTGATTTCATCAATATACCAtatgaaacaaaataaaataaaagcccaAATATCTCTCAGTTATTTTCCTCCATTTTCCTAATTAGTTGTTCTGTTGTCTCTGCTGAAACTATAACATGCCTTGCATAATCCTCAATAAAACTTTCCTCCACTCCTTTTTCAAATAGAGCAAGCAAGTTGTTGCGGTACCCATCTACAATCAACAGCCCAATATgttcaaaattctaaaaatcaaaaaataaaatttaataccCATCTTTCTGAATTCTTTAAAAGACAAAACAAATTATATAAGAACATATAAAAAAAACCATCTTACTATTTTTTCATGAGTTCCTAGCTGAGACCATGTTAGGTTTAGAAAACCTAGAACCCTCTTGAATGCTAACCTTCAGTaatatttaacatttaaaatataataatttaaagAAGCAACCTCACACACGACTAGTTAGAAAATAACTTACCATCCACCTAGAGCATAAATTCCAATGTGTCAAGTGTTTACAGCATCCCACTCGTCCAAAAGGTTTGGTCCCCACCGTAAAGAATGCTTAACATAAAAATCAGGcttgtccactcatcatgtgacATACACCAACGAAAACAATTGACAACTGCCAATTTGACAATCCTAACAAGATTCATATGTTGAAGTTTTGCAATCAATAAAAACTCATTTTTGAATTCTTCACTCCCTAATTGCACAAAATTCTTGGAAAGCTTTTCCCTGCTATTTCCTAACCATTCATCAGCTTACCCTGAAAGTAACCATCCAGCAAATTTGGGTTTTGATTACAATCAAGAAGCACATAAATTCATCCATTCTTAAAATGATCATATAATAGCAAATTTCACAGTGAAAGTGGCAAAAAAAATCTTGTTCAAAATGTTTGCTAGTGTGAACACCTAGAAGCGGAAGtgagagcagcagcagcagaagcaacAGTGCATGGAAAATTCCTCCGACTAAGGATCATATCCGTTTCAAGTTCCAATATGATAGTAtgatatgccatggcatacttaaCTCTACAAACAGAATTTACTACCACCAAAAAATGAAGGTAGATAGAGTTGTAGCATTTACAAGAGAGTTTATTAACAGTTAACTCGAAATTTCATAGCGCAAGATAATTGATGTCACCACACTAAAATCACAATTTTgtgatggatcaaaaaaggcttgGTTTAACAACGGACTTAGTCCGTCACTAACGGAAAATGTCCGTCGCGCACAACTTTATTATGGAAATTATGGTGATTAAAAGTAGTAGAATTTAGCGACGGATCAAAATTTGTTGCTAAAATGAGATTTATGATGGATTTAGTCCACCACAAATTAAGATTTCGTGACGAATTTTGGTCCATCATGAAGTATCGCCCAAAAAACCCAACTTCAAACATTTAACAatggattttattttcttttttccatggTCCGTCATAAATTGACTTTTGCCCCTAccaaatgttttatatatatatatatatatatatatatatatatatatatatatatatagaatatgATGGAAATTTGTGTTTTATTGTAATCAAAGaagtgttttttaatagaatttcaatggtttaattgtatttatttgtatctaagattatttttgtaTCAATCGATCAAATgcatcaaatttttttattttatttttttgttttatttttattttaattgagtggaaattattattaattttttttctttaaaactaatatttaaatgatttgcaatatcacatgaaaaatcccACTCCACATCCTTtgtattttattaaaaatcaagattttaggaaataaagtttgaaaaaaaaattgacattttgataaataattgacatgttgaaaaagaaaattgagaagtttaaaaaaattatgattttgaaaaaaatagttgagaagttAAGAAAAACAATTAAACAATGTTTGCTAattaaattgagattttgaaaaaaaatgatgaattaataaaaatctagattttgaaaacaaaattaagaactttgaaaaaagttgataattttggaaacaaatagattttgaaaaaaaattgatatttggaaaaagaaaattgaaaagattaaaataattgtgaaaattttgacactTAGGAAAAAAGTTATTTTCAAAAAGAAATTGAGatattgtattttgaaaaaaaaaaaaatttgaaaagtttgataacaaaagggagattttgaaaaaaaaaaaatttgaatttgagtAAAGATTTgacaagttaaaaaaaaaaaacatttttaaaaagaaaatggagaagttcaaaagaatagaaattttgaaaaaaataaaaataaaaaattgagattttgacaaaaaactgacattttgaaaaggaaaattgggaagttaaaaaaaaatgttgtgattttgaaaaaaatttgaaaatatttgagaaaaaaaaatgagaatttGAAAAGTAATAGTGATTTAAAAGAACATCAAGATTTGACAcaaaattgtcattttgaaaaagaaaattgaaaagttgaaaaacaTGGTtcatttgaaaataaataaattggcaTCTTGAATTTTTTGAGAAGTTGAATAAATTGTTaagttcagaaaaaaaaaaaaaaaaaagattttggaaaaaaaattgagattttgaaaaaaaaataaaatcataatttgaaatttgaaattttttaaaaaagtttgataacaaaaatgagattttgttacAAATATcctccgtctatctattttgccagctcattttatggcatgaatccaaaaatgaagcagatctaaatctcaagtggaccacaccatatgaaacagtggtgattgaacgtcctccATTAGAAACTTCCTCGAGCCCGGCGTAATGTTTGTCTGCCATTCCACCTttggataaggtcacaaagacctggatgaaggtttTCTGTTTTTTCGATGGTGGTGGAGACAACCGGCGATGGTGGACCATGACCActtgaaacaatagtgattgaatccccaccgttaaaaacttcctatagcccaccataatgttattgTTGGTGGAGACACAACCGGAGATTTTAATTATAATGGGTCCCACCGGAGCCACCTCCTGTTTGCTCACCGAAgctagtggaatgataattataacGTTAACGGCTAGCTTTGGGAAAGCCTTTTTGAAAATGGTCAGGTAGTTATTTGTAAAATTCCGTTTTTCAATGTGGCGTATGCGATGATGCCATGGCAAGTTGACTTGTCGTATTTCGCTAAAGAGACTATCAAAAGTGGATGACAGCCTTCCAATGCAATTAATTGCATTTGAACATCTAGATCATCCATAGCGTCAATCTGGACCGCCCATTTGGTCCGGGCCACTCTTAGTATGTTACCATGACAGATAATTCTAATTAGATGACCCAAAAAGCCTAGACAACGGCATCAcaaatggatggactagatcattTATAGGAGGTAGGTCCAGTCAGGGATGTTTAGGAGAATTCAATTGCTGAAATTTTTCAATAGAAGTCATGGAAGAGTAGCATTGACctagtggacggtccagattgatgatatgGATTTTGGACATGTCCAAATCAAACTACATGCATTGGAAGGTTTTCATACACTTGGCCCATAAAACCATTTGTTTCGTCAGTACAACTCTCCGTGTTTGACCGAACAGATCCCTTagtcatcaccatcaccatcattccATCCTACACATGTTGTAGATATActgcaatctggaccgtccaaatggcAGAAATGACTCACGACGATCATACGGTTCTAACCATCCAACTATTGTTGACTTGGTCAAGtgtatggttaaaaataaaataatcaagagCCAAATTTCAGAAATGTCcaaatcagatggttgagatcttTAATCAACGCAAAGGACTACCCAAATGGGGTCCATAGTTCTTATAGCTAGAGTGACGTACGTGCATGCATCATGTTTACTTCTTTGAATGTATCTATATAAATAGGGAGGGGAAGAAGATGAGCTTCCACAGCTTGAAATTTCATTTGAAATGGGAGGAGAAGTGAAGGTGTTTGGAGCAATCCCAAGCCCATACTGTTATAGGATTGAATGGGCCCTTAAGCACAAGGGAATCACATACGAATACGTAGAAGAAGATCTACGTAACAAAAGTCCACTGCTTTTGGAGTGCAATCCTGTTTACAAGAAGGTTCCAGTGCTCTTGCATGATGGAAATCCGGTCACGGAATCGCTTGTCATTCTCGAATACATCGATGAAACGTGGAAGGAGAATCCCATATTGCCTGAAGATCCTTACAAGCGAGCAATGGCTCGGTTCTGGGCCAAGTTCGTGGATGAGAAGGTGATGATCTTTTTATcatgagtttttaattttatttatttttgggggTGTTAGGTTGCGCTAAGTTTTATGAATCATATATATCATAAAaaattgcaccaaattagactgttTAGTTATAAAATATCACAAAATTTCAATatatttaatgcaaccaaacgcaccctttcCTCTAACATTGAAATGTATGCAAAGTAGTGTTGGAGTCAATCTAGTCGTTACTCTTAATTGAATCATATTGTTGGAATTTAAtttaattgagcatccaaatacaACCCGATTACGAGTTCAAGTTGAGCTTTTTAGAGAATTAGATCAATTTCTTTTAGGTATATATTCTAAGGTTGCAATGATCCATAACCAAATCTTGATAATTTATTGGTATCCAATGGGGTGCTTTAGTAGGCCCACCTACGACCATGGTACATTTgggtaggtgggttccaccatggtTTGCACATGGTCCCAAAGTCATGCTAATTAGATGATTGTAACAATCCAAATCCTAAGATGGAAGACCCTTGTCCAAGTGGTTGTGATCTTCCAATCAATGTAATCTTTGGGGGCCATATGGGTTGGTGTGGTCATACTGCactcattttggtgggccccacatgggaattTACAATGCTAAGTTAAGAAGAATCCAAACAGGATTGTAGCTGATACAAGGataaactcaaactccctaaaatcctgacttactataaatagtaaacttactatttatagatggttatgatttctactagatttcatgttttttggctaaaaacggtcagtgtccaatttggcctaaccacgttactCGCCTAAATTTTCTATGCCATTTTCATGCTTAAAGTATCAAGAGctatactcgaactaaaacttactataaatagtaaaaacaaaattaaaatggactttcaacCATTGGAACTCACAAATTCAGTGTGGGTGACCCGGTGcagcaaggttggttggctaaagtagtttctcctacccaaaatcatattgtACATGGAATATCTCATTCGGTTTGCAAGATACGCCTGCGTTAGTGttttgacggtcctgatcacttctgcctccaattaggccttctctggtccatcttggccatgaatgTCCGCAACCCATTCTACATCAGTAGCTCTGTTCAGTTGGCTAATTCTTCAATAACACATTCCTAATGATGCAGTGTTTCTTTAGCATTCTCACTGCTTTCCTCTCGCAAGGAAAAGAGCAAGAACAAGCAATAGAATCCTCGTTAGAAGCGCTCAAGACCCTTGAAGCAGAGCTTGAAGGGAAGAAATTCTTCGGAGGAGAGACGATCGGATTGGTAGATATAGTGGCTGGTTGGATCTCGCATTGGCTCCCTGCGTATGAGGAAGTGGCGGGCATAAAGCTATTCGACGCTTATCGATTCCCATCACTAGATGCATGGGCCAAGAATTTCAGCGAAGTTCCAGTTATCAAAGAGAATCTCCCACCTCGTGAAAAGATGATTACAGTCTACCACGACAAGAGGAAGAACATGGTTTCATCAGCCACAACCAAATAACtagcttttcttttttatatgatATAGTTAAAATCCATGTATTTCGCTTATAATGCATTAATAACGAGTTTAGAaggtttctttccttctctttattTTGAGCAATTTGTGAGTAAATTTTGATGAAGTGATTGCcgcacatgtgtgagatctggaccattcattaggtgtTGCGTGAGATTTGGGCGATTCATTAGATGGGGCCTGAAGATGCATATACCTTCTTGAAGATGCAAACTTTAAAGTggcacactacaccaaaatcgtcatagTGGTACGGTTGGcattttggttcagaaacggtTTTAAGCCGTTCCTGACTTGAAACGGTATTCCACCATACTGGAATAGTTGCTGTTGTACATTGTTACTTTCACTTATTTGTTGGTGTGTCACGATTGAGTGTTGGATATTATTATTTCTTATTATTATAGCTTATTGTatcattttgaaacagatggacggaatggattctatTATACccctctaagtggaccccacatggcccgaGGTCACATTTATGTAAATCTGCCGCAGACTACTAGATCATTTTCATCGCCAAAACGCCCAAAACGCGAGCTCCCACTCCCTCTCCCGATCgccctctcccgatctccctctctttcaatctccctctcccgatctcaaccctctctttcCATGTAATTTCCTCAACATCTTGCTCAAAATGCCAACGGATTGAAGCTTTTTTGCC is a genomic window of Magnolia sinica isolate HGM2019 chromosome 15, MsV1, whole genome shotgun sequence containing:
- the LOC131227612 gene encoding glutathione transferase GST 23-like, encoding MGGEVKVFGAIPSPYCYRIEWALKHKGITYEYVEEDLRNKSPLLLECNPVYKKVPVLLHDGNPVTESLVILEYIDETWKENPILPEDPYKRAMARFWAKFVDEKCFFSILTAFLSQGKEQEQAIESSLEALKTLEAELEGKKFFGGETIGLVDIVAGWISHWLPAYEEVAGIKLFDAYRFPSLDAWAKNFSEVPVIKENLPPREKMITVYHDKRKNMVSSATTK